A window of the Canis lupus baileyi chromosome 8, mCanLup2.hap1, whole genome shotgun sequence genome harbors these coding sequences:
- the FIS1 gene encoding mitochondrial fission 1 protein, with translation MEAVLNELVSVDDLLKFEKKFQSEKAAGSVSKSTQFEYAWCLVRSKYNDDIRKGIALLEELLPKGSKEEQRDYVFYLAVGNYRLKEYEKALKYVRGLLQTEPQNNQAKELERLIDKAMKKDGLVGMAIVGGMALGVAGLAGLIGLAVSKSKS, from the exons ATGGAGGCCGTACTGAACGAGCTGGTGTCTGTGGACGACCTGCTG AAgtttgaaaagaaatttcaatCTGAGAAGGCAGCAGGCTCCGTGTCCAAGAGCACGCAGTTTGAGTATGCCTGGTGCCTGGTGCGCAGCAAGTACAACGACGACATCCGTAAAGGCATCGCATTGCTGGAGG AACTGCTGCCCAAGGGGAGTAAGGAGGAGCAGCGGGATTATGTCTTCTACCTGGCTGTGGGGAATTACCGGCTCAAG GAATATGAGAAGGCACTAAAGTATGTGCGGGGGCTGCTACAGACAGAGCCCCAGAACAACCAGGCCAAGGAACTGGAACGGCTCATTGACAAGGCCATGAAGAAAG ATGGACTAGTGGGCATGGCCATTGTCGGAGGCATGGCCCTGGGCGTGGCGGGCCTGGCTGGACTCATCGGACTTGCTGTATCCAAGTCCAAATCCTGA